One region of Chryseobacterium sp. SORGH_AS_0447 genomic DNA includes:
- a CDS encoding G-D-S-L family lipolytic protein, with the protein MKKIIISTFAITALLFTTGCEDEFDNDVNDVVVTSGEANFKTYIALGNSLTSGYRDGALYQDGQNESYPSMIAAQMKLAGGGDFKQPLMPNNIGGFTGLPGFGGKLTLQLVNGSLTPVPSAAGGALDNVSSGRPYQNMGVPGAKSYHLVASGYGSLAGLATGTANPYFVRFASSSTTSVLADAMAQNPTFFSLWIGSNDVLFYAINGGTNSQTAGGVTTYTAATVQTGTGASPATYRSNDISDPNVVAGSIKAVLDGLKSVGATKGVIANVPYVTSIPYFTTVPYNPLTPAVLGSNINTLNTSLYGPLKQALTAFGAGDRINLLSSTSANPVLIKDNSLTDLSAQLTLALTPSLGVATATVFGQIYGQARQATADDYLLLTTSSVIGTTAPGVPSPVNIYGISYPLQNQHVLTRTEAGYVKAATDAYNTSIRAFADTYGLAFMDSNAKMVELNGKSGITFDGVKYTAKFVSGGAFSLDGIHLTGRGYAIIANEFIKTINDKYKSTLPQVDPNKYSGVKFP; encoded by the coding sequence ATGAAAAAAATTATAATTTCTACATTCGCTATTACCGCCCTGCTTTTTACAACAGGCTGCGAAGATGAATTTGACAACGATGTAAACGATGTGGTAGTAACTTCCGGAGAAGCTAATTTCAAAACCTACATAGCTTTAGGAAATTCCCTAACGTCAGGCTATAGAGATGGTGCTCTTTACCAGGATGGACAAAATGAATCATATCCTTCGATGATTGCTGCACAGATGAAACTTGCAGGCGGGGGAGATTTTAAACAGCCTTTAATGCCAAATAATATCGGCGGGTTTACAGGCCTTCCGGGGTTTGGAGGCAAGCTTACTCTTCAATTGGTCAACGGAAGTTTAACACCTGTTCCAAGTGCTGCAGGAGGAGCTTTGGACAATGTGTCTTCAGGAAGGCCTTATCAAAATATGGGAGTGCCGGGAGCTAAATCATATCATTTGGTAGCCTCCGGCTATGGTAGCCTGGCCGGTCTTGCCACCGGAACCGCCAATCCTTATTTTGTAAGATTTGCTTCATCGTCCACTACTTCGGTTTTGGCAGATGCAATGGCCCAGAACCCTACTTTCTTTTCGCTTTGGATAGGAAGCAATGATGTGTTGTTTTATGCAATTAACGGCGGAACAAATTCCCAGACTGCAGGAGGCGTAACTACCTATACGGCGGCGACTGTGCAGACGGGAACAGGGGCAAGCCCTGCAACGTACAGGTCTAACGATATCTCAGATCCGAATGTTGTGGCAGGTTCCATTAAAGCTGTTTTGGATGGTCTTAAAAGTGTAGGTGCTACAAAAGGTGTAATTGCCAATGTTCCTTATGTAACTTCAATTCCGTACTTTACCACAGTTCCTTATAATCCTCTTACTCCTGCCGTATTGGGTTCAAATATAAATACGCTGAATACAAGCTTGTATGGCCCATTGAAGCAGGCACTTACGGCCTTCGGAGCCGGGGATAGAATCAATCTTCTGTCTTCTACCTCTGCCAATCCTGTTCTGATTAAAGACAACTCGCTGACCGATCTTTCAGCTCAGCTGACCCTTGCTTTAACGCCTTCTTTAGGAGTCGCTACTGCCACTGTTTTCGGGCAGATCTATGGGCAGGCAAGGCAGGCAACGGCGGACGACTATCTTCTTCTTACAACAAGCTCTGTTATCGGAACTACGGCTCCGGGCGTGCCATCACCTGTAAATATTTACGGGATCTCTTATCCATTACAAAACCAGCATGTTTTAACAAGAACAGAAGCCGGCTACGTAAAAGCGGCAACAGATGCTTATAATACTTCCATCAGGGCATTTGCTGATACATATGGCTTAGCATTTATGGATTCTAATGCCAAGATGGTAGAGCTTAACGGCAAGTCAGGAATCACTTTTGACGGTGTAAAATATACTGCTAAATTTGTAAGTGGGGGCGCTTTCTCGCTAGATGGTATTCACCTTACCGGACGAGGATACGCTATTATTGCCAATGAATTTATCAAGACAATTAATGATAAGTACAAATCTACTTTACCACAGGTAGACCCTAACAAATATTCAGGAGTAAAATTCCCTTAA
- a CDS encoding YdiU family protein — MNIENITQPFIKNFPGDFSGNTMQRNTPKVLFSTVAPAGFDHPQLIAFNGKLSEEIGLGTFEEKDLDFLVGNNLPENIKTYATAYAGHQFGNWAGQLGDGRAILAGEITNDSGERNEIQWKGAGATPYSRHADGRAVLRSSVREYLMSEAMFHLGIPTTRALSLAFTGEDVVRDIMYNGNPELEKGAVVIRTAESFLRFGHFELMSAQQEYKTLQELADFTIENYFKEITSEGEQKYRDFFENVCRRTADLMVEWYRVGFVHGVMNTDNMSVLGLTIDYGPYSMMDEYNLNFTPNTTDLPGRRYAFGKQGQVSQWNLWQLANALHPLIKDEKFLEEILNDYGSYFWETHDRMLCRKFGFDQLLTSDEKFFTSWQGLMQDLQLDYTLFFNQLEKYDATLDLKKQFEHVSYTFLNEEEVAKLKDFIQSYQSRLERNIISKEKSLELMSRTNPKFILRNYLLYQCIEEINNGKTEMLDRLTRALENPYEELYPEFSVKRPSGYDDISGCSMLSCSS, encoded by the coding sequence ATGAATATAGAAAATATCACCCAACCCTTTATAAAAAACTTTCCCGGAGATTTTTCAGGAAACACCATGCAGCGGAATACTCCGAAAGTGCTCTTTTCCACAGTCGCTCCCGCCGGTTTCGATCATCCACAGTTAATTGCTTTCAACGGGAAGCTTTCCGAGGAAATCGGATTGGGAACATTTGAGGAAAAGGATCTGGATTTTCTGGTAGGCAATAACCTTCCTGAGAACATTAAGACTTACGCGACCGCTTATGCCGGGCATCAGTTCGGCAACTGGGCGGGGCAGCTGGGCGATGGACGGGCTATCCTGGCAGGAGAAATCACCAACGATTCTGGAGAAAGAAACGAAATCCAATGGAAAGGCGCCGGAGCCACTCCTTATTCGAGGCACGCTGACGGAAGAGCGGTATTACGTTCTTCTGTGAGGGAATATCTGATGAGTGAAGCCATGTTTCACCTGGGAATTCCGACCACCCGTGCCTTAAGTCTTGCTTTTACGGGAGAAGATGTTGTCCGGGACATCATGTATAATGGCAATCCCGAACTGGAAAAAGGAGCTGTAGTCATCAGGACTGCCGAAAGCTTTTTGCGTTTCGGGCATTTTGAGCTGATGTCTGCTCAACAGGAATATAAAACCCTGCAGGAGCTTGCTGATTTTACGATTGAAAACTATTTTAAAGAAATCACTTCGGAAGGCGAACAGAAATACCGGGACTTTTTTGAAAATGTCTGCCGGAGAACGGCCGATCTGATGGTGGAATGGTACCGCGTAGGATTTGTTCATGGCGTAATGAATACCGACAACATGTCGGTGCTGGGTTTAACTATCGATTACGGACCATACTCTATGATGGATGAATACAATCTGAACTTTACGCCCAATACAACCGATCTGCCGGGACGGAGATACGCCTTCGGAAAACAGGGACAGGTTTCTCAGTGGAACCTTTGGCAGCTGGCCAATGCACTTCATCCTTTGATAAAAGACGAAAAGTTTCTGGAAGAAATCCTGAACGACTACGGCAGCTATTTCTGGGAAACCCACGACCGGATGCTGTGCCGGAAATTCGGGTTCGATCAGCTGCTGACAAGCGACGAAAAGTTTTTTACCTCATGGCAGGGGCTGATGCAGGATCTTCAGCTTGATTATACGTTGTTTTTTAATCAGCTTGAAAAATATGACGCAACCTTAGATCTTAAAAAACAGTTCGAACATGTTTCTTATACGTTTCTAAATGAAGAGGAGGTGGCAAAGCTTAAGGACTTTATACAGAGCTACCAATCCAGGCTTGAAAGGAATATTATCTCTAAGGAAAAATCTCTTGAATTGATGAGCAGAACCAATCCGAAATTTATTCTTAGAAATTATTTACTGTATCAATGCATCGAAGAAATTAATAATGGAAAAACGGAAATGCTTGACAGATTAACCCGGGCATTAGAAAACCCTTATGAGGAACTTTATCCTGAATTCTCTGTGAAAAGACCGTCCGGATACGATGATATTTCGGGATGCTCAATGCTTTCGTGCAGTTCATAA
- a CDS encoding OmpP1/FadL family transporter, which produces MKKILVSTALLAGVLSYAGGFRVSLQGVKQLAMAHTSAHAEDASVTFFNPAGMSFIPSKLSIVAGGFGASNKVTFQNVNTLQSTETDNPIGTPLYAAIAYKPIEKLSVGFSFSTPFGSTIEWPSDWEGKEMVQRLELKSFYFQPMVSYKFNDWLAFGASYIYARGSVNWDRAVTQFGGQLNLDSKASGHGYGFGFYFRPDPKLDVSVAYRSPVDMKAKDGTATFKFPSTSIYPLLGLDTSGKDGFTATLPLVEEYTIGLTYKVTPKWLVSADFNYHGWSRYTQLTLDFANAPVGNQADPTVSVSPKNFRNSKTFRLGTQYAFTNMIYGRLGAYYDESPYSDEHFIPETPSFNTYVVTGGVGFKLKQFGIDVAGGYAMPQARNVNNKNLGFFGQAKATAFYLGLGLSYNPF; this is translated from the coding sequence ATGAAAAAAATATTAGTATCAACTGCATTATTGGCAGGTGTTCTATCTTATGCAGGAGGCTTCAGGGTTTCTTTGCAGGGGGTAAAACAATTGGCCATGGCACATACCAGTGCGCATGCTGAAGATGCAAGTGTAACGTTCTTCAACCCTGCGGGTATGTCCTTCATTCCTTCAAAGCTGAGTATTGTGGCAGGAGGATTCGGAGCAAGCAACAAAGTAACGTTCCAGAACGTAAACACTTTACAGAGTACGGAAACAGATAATCCGATAGGGACGCCACTTTATGCCGCAATCGCCTATAAGCCGATAGAAAAGTTATCGGTAGGTTTCAGTTTCTCCACTCCTTTCGGAAGCACCATCGAGTGGCCGAGCGACTGGGAAGGCAAAGAAATGGTTCAGAGACTCGAGCTTAAAAGCTTCTACTTCCAGCCGATGGTTTCTTATAAATTTAATGACTGGCTGGCTTTCGGGGCAAGCTACATTTATGCAAGAGGAAGTGTAAACTGGGATAGAGCAGTAACACAGTTCGGCGGACAGCTTAACCTTGACAGTAAAGCCAGCGGACACGGATACGGCTTCGGTTTCTATTTCAGACCTGATCCTAAACTCGATGTAAGTGTGGCATACCGTTCACCGGTTGACATGAAGGCTAAAGACGGAACGGCAACGTTTAAATTCCCTTCTACTTCCATTTACCCTTTGCTGGGCTTGGATACTTCAGGCAAAGACGGCTTTACGGCAACTTTACCATTGGTTGAAGAGTATACCATCGGTTTAACCTATAAAGTAACTCCGAAATGGTTGGTATCAGCAGATTTCAATTATCACGGATGGTCCCGATATACCCAGCTGACCCTGGATTTTGCCAATGCACCTGTTGGAAACCAGGCAGATCCTACCGTTTCCGTTTCTCCTAAGAATTTCAGAAATTCCAAAACCTTCAGATTAGGGACGCAGTATGCATTCACGAACATGATCTACGGACGTTTGGGGGCTTATTACGATGAGTCGCCTTATTCTGACGAACACTTTATCCCGGAAACACCTTCCTTTAATACCTATGTAGTAACCGGAGGGGTTGGGTTCAAGCTGAAACAGTTCGGTATTGATGTGGCCGGAGGATATGCCATGCCACAGGCAAGAAATGTAAATAACAAAAACCTTGGCTTCTTCGGGCAGGCTAAAGCAACTGCATTCTATTTAGGCCTTGGTTTATCTTACAATCCATTTTAA
- a CDS encoding transglycosylase domain-containing protein gives MEVNKQNTGNKGKTFPLPPKKKNTAWKRWVKFIWIGFFALVLGISGLFFAVSQGFIGEMPDVKELENPDIYVASQIYSSDGVLLGKFEKEKTQPIIYKDLPPYLIYALQAKEDERFKEHSGIDLQSVARAVVYGGGRGGGSTITQQLAKLLFTNGASQNKIQRAFQKLKEWVVAVSLEKRYTKEEIITLYFNKFDFLYNANGIEMASRIYFNKKTSELTLPEAAMFVAMLENPVKNNPMRNPERAKMRRDVVLDQMLKTGYLDQATFDKAVATPIKIDYHPIKNINDDYSAYYKFYLKKEIDKYLDDYEKDTGKKLNLYKDGLKIFVTLDSRMQKYAEDAIREHLTDLQKRFDVEQRGRKNWPFYYLNDQQVNDLMVQAMKRTGRYKQLKAAGISEDSILMEFKKPIKTSRFTWAGEEEVEMSPWDSIRWHKKVAQAGLMSMVPGTGEIKAWVGGIDWQHFQYDHIKQGKRQVGSTFKPFVYATAIMKLGLTPCSTISNASFNKGTYHVPGKGGMLTLKDALAHSQNPVALRLAEMTGTQSVIQTARDLGVTEEISTSLPMALGASDITIYEMVGAYSTFANYGNYNKPEMIWRIEDANSRVIKEVNVEPKEVMNPLYAYTMIELMKGVAQYGTASGELGRKGISKDIEIAGKTGTTQNNSDGWFMGIVPKLATGAWVGWEDRATHFYGTGEGQGAKMALPIWAIYMKKVWADKSLKISPDDKFVKPSEWKDGCSNLNGLRSGYGDDGGLQTIDEIKNPKPAEPSGPKNTGKKEENINDNLNTGEDIDFNNK, from the coding sequence ATGGAAGTGAACAAACAAAATACAGGAAACAAGGGGAAAACCTTCCCTCTTCCTCCTAAAAAGAAAAATACTGCCTGGAAACGATGGGTAAAATTTATCTGGATCGGATTTTTTGCTTTAGTTTTAGGTATTTCAGGACTTTTTTTCGCGGTGTCCCAGGGCTTTATCGGGGAAATGCCGGATGTAAAAGAACTTGAAAACCCGGATATTTATGTGGCCTCACAGATTTACTCTTCAGACGGAGTGCTTTTGGGTAAATTTGAGAAAGAAAAAACACAGCCTATTATTTATAAAGATCTTCCGCCTTATCTTATCTATGCGTTACAGGCTAAAGAGGACGAACGTTTTAAAGAACATTCCGGAATCGACCTGCAATCCGTTGCAAGGGCTGTCGTGTACGGAGGAGGCCGTGGTGGAGGTTCTACCATTACCCAACAGTTGGCAAAACTCCTTTTCACCAATGGAGCTTCTCAGAATAAAATTCAAAGAGCATTCCAGAAGCTGAAAGAATGGGTTGTAGCAGTAAGTCTTGAAAAAAGATATACAAAAGAAGAGATCATCACTCTGTATTTCAACAAGTTTGATTTCCTGTACAATGCTAATGGGATTGAAATGGCTTCAAGAATCTACTTTAATAAGAAAACTTCTGAGCTTACTTTACCTGAGGCCGCTATGTTTGTAGCCATGCTTGAAAATCCGGTGAAGAACAACCCGATGAGAAATCCTGAGCGGGCAAAAATGAGAAGAGACGTTGTGTTGGACCAGATGCTGAAAACAGGATATCTGGATCAGGCTACTTTTGATAAAGCTGTTGCAACGCCTATTAAAATAGATTATCATCCGATTAAAAACATCAACGACGATTATTCAGCCTACTATAAGTTCTATCTGAAGAAAGAAATCGATAAATATCTTGATGATTACGAAAAGGATACCGGAAAGAAATTAAATCTTTACAAAGACGGGCTTAAAATATTCGTTACGCTGGACTCCAGAATGCAGAAGTATGCGGAAGATGCGATCAGAGAGCACTTAACCGATCTTCAGAAAAGATTTGATGTCGAGCAGCGAGGCCGTAAAAACTGGCCGTTCTATTATCTTAACGATCAGCAGGTGAACGACCTGATGGTACAGGCCATGAAAAGAACCGGACGTTATAAGCAGTTGAAAGCTGCGGGTATTTCTGAAGATTCAATTTTAATGGAATTCAAAAAGCCGATTAAAACGTCAAGATTTACCTGGGCCGGAGAAGAAGAGGTGGAAATGTCACCGTGGGATTCCATCAGATGGCACAAGAAAGTCGCACAGGCAGGTCTAATGTCTATGGTTCCAGGAACCGGGGAAATCAAAGCCTGGGTAGGAGGTATCGATTGGCAGCATTTCCAATATGATCATATCAAACAAGGGAAAAGACAGGTAGGTTCCACATTCAAGCCTTTTGTATATGCAACGGCGATCATGAAATTAGGACTTACGCCTTGTTCCACTATATCCAATGCCAGTTTTAATAAAGGAACTTATCACGTTCCGGGAAAAGGGGGAATGTTGACATTGAAAGATGCCCTCGCCCATTCACAAAACCCGGTAGCTTTACGCCTTGCTGAGATGACCGGTACCCAAAGCGTAATCCAGACGGCGAGAGACCTTGGGGTAACCGAAGAAATATCTACGAGCTTGCCGATGGCTTTAGGAGCATCAGACATTACCATTTATGAAATGGTGGGTGCTTACAGTACTTTTGCCAATTACGGAAACTACAACAAACCGGAAATGATCTGGAGGATTGAAGATGCCAACAGCAGGGTAATTAAAGAAGTAAACGTAGAGCCTAAAGAAGTGATGAACCCATTGTATGCCTACACAATGATCGAACTGATGAAAGGGGTAGCACAGTATGGAACGGCTTCAGGAGAATTGGGCAGAAAAGGAATTTCCAAAGACATTGAAATTGCAGGAAAAACCGGAACCACACAGAACAACTCCGATGGTTGGTTTATGGGAATCGTTCCTAAGCTGGCAACCGGAGCATGGGTAGGATGGGAAGACCGGGCCACCCACTTCTACGGAACAGGAGAAGGACAGGGAGCCAAAATGGCCTTACCGATCTGGGCAATCTACATGAAGAAAGTCTGGGCAGACAAGAGCCTGAAAATTTCTCCGGATGATAAATTTGTAAAACCTTCGGAATGGAAAGACGGCTGTTCAAACCTTAACGGATTACGTTCAGGATACGGTGATGACGGCGGCCTTCAGACGATAGACGAGATCAAAAATCCGAAACCTGCCGAACCGAGCGGACCAAAAAACACCGGGAAGAAAGAAGAAAATATCAATGATAACCTGAATACAGGTGAAGATATTGACTTCAACAATAAATAG
- a CDS encoding regulatory iron-sulfur-containing complex subunit RicT has protein sequence MSCGCKTSGDSAHSCGPKKTANGCENVNTCGNSYKLSVFDWLSNINNPVPNRCDFVEVRFKNDRKSFFKNVNNIPLHIGSVVTVESSPGHDVGVVSLTGELVKIQMKKKKCSEESALKIYRLANQKDLEVWQEARKKEDNVKIDARKIAHRLGLEMKITDVEYQGDASKVTFYYTAESRVDFRQLIKEYAGAFRTKIDMKQIGFRQEAAKVGGIGSCGRELCCSTWLTDFRSVNTNVARYQQLSINPQKLAGQCGKLKCCLNYELDSYLDALSNFPSSSTTLDTEKGRAFCIKIDVFKKKMWFAYVENSIAWYDFDIDLVKKLISKNKRGEKTLPLEELKQPDIPLASIDLIQENNVDRFEKKNRNNRNKNQNRSNNNNNGQNSQNNQNHQGQKKTGNRPEKRERSDRNERTERPQNQERQPQNPKGNAGSQPRQQKPQQPKPQLEKAETAVGSEAEKKPNPNKKKFKKKFPPKKDNNA, from the coding sequence ATGAGTTGTGGATGTAAAACATCCGGCGATTCTGCACATTCTTGCGGACCCAAGAAGACCGCGAATGGCTGTGAAAATGTAAATACCTGTGGTAATAGTTATAAATTAAGTGTTTTTGACTGGCTTTCTAACATCAACAATCCCGTACCGAACCGATGTGATTTTGTAGAAGTTAGATTTAAAAATGACAGAAAATCGTTTTTTAAAAATGTAAACAATATTCCTTTACATATAGGTAGCGTCGTAACAGTAGAATCGAGTCCCGGACACGATGTAGGTGTGGTAAGTCTCACCGGAGAATTAGTGAAGATTCAGATGAAAAAGAAAAAATGCTCTGAAGAATCGGCACTAAAAATATACAGACTGGCCAACCAGAAAGACCTTGAGGTCTGGCAGGAGGCACGGAAAAAAGAAGACAATGTAAAAATAGATGCCCGGAAAATCGCTCACCGGCTGGGTCTTGAAATGAAGATCACCGATGTAGAGTATCAGGGAGACGCTTCTAAAGTTACGTTTTATTATACTGCTGAAAGCCGCGTCGATTTCAGGCAGCTGATTAAAGAATACGCCGGCGCTTTCCGTACGAAAATCGATATGAAACAGATCGGTTTCCGGCAGGAAGCGGCAAAAGTAGGCGGAATCGGATCTTGCGGAAGAGAGCTTTGCTGCTCGACCTGGCTGACGGATTTCAGATCCGTTAATACCAACGTAGCAAGGTATCAGCAATTAAGCATAAATCCTCAAAAGCTTGCAGGACAGTGCGGTAAGCTGAAATGTTGTCTTAATTACGAGCTGGACAGCTACCTGGATGCTTTAAGCAATTTCCCGTCTTCATCAACGACACTGGATACCGAAAAAGGCAGGGCCTTCTGCATTAAAATCGACGTTTTCAAAAAGAAAATGTGGTTTGCCTATGTAGAAAATTCTATCGCCTGGTACGACTTTGATATCGATCTGGTAAAAAAATTAATCTCCAAAAACAAACGCGGTGAGAAAACCCTTCCTTTGGAAGAACTAAAACAGCCGGACATTCCTTTGGCGAGCATTGACCTGATCCAGGAAAACAATGTGGACCGTTTCGAGAAGAAAAACAGAAACAACAGGAATAAAAACCAGAACCGATCTAATAACAATAATAACGGTCAGAACAGCCAGAACAATCAAAACCATCAGGGCCAGAAGAAAACCGGCAACAGACCTGAAAAAAGGGAACGTTCTGACAGAAACGAAAGAACCGAACGTCCTCAGAACCAGGAAAGACAGCCGCAAAACCCGAAAGGAAATGCAGGCAGCCAGCCGAGACAGCAAAAGCCTCAACAGCCGAAACCTCAGTTGGAAAAAGCCGAAACGGCAGTAGGTTCTGAAGCGGAAAAAAAGCCAAACCCGAATAAAAAGAAATTTAAAAAGAAGTTTCCTCCAAAAAAAGACAACAATGCGTAA
- a CDS encoding DUF6080 domain-containing protein: protein MSKFKTKFVHFFKLIFPSTGTELIVFLFFLVAYGYLGSYIAIHHKIIFDARIPWDAYFSFDNKSIVMTGGSFERHPLSYYFFNWIRELALLFSDGKMDGNFRFVLAWLSNLAVSLSILQVFKYLKNIIGLPLLFTIPLIVFFGGFSTTILLSFTPENFTYTLFFLTLFHHYSAIKLKKEEKIPAVALAFSGIAIGGLTVTNIVKVFIPVTFEKDLFRNWKKFGNAAFRVVFTCVCFVLLYLNRIDFKYQNIFSKTNEQYEKFSNVNSTPTWDMILSYFFGGNVFCFQTLLSGINIT from the coding sequence GTGTCAAAGTTCAAAACAAAATTCGTCCATTTCTTTAAACTGATTTTTCCGTCAACAGGAACTGAACTGATCGTTTTCCTGTTTTTTCTTGTCGCATACGGGTATCTGGGCTCATACATTGCCATTCACCATAAGATCATTTTCGATGCGCGGATTCCCTGGGATGCCTATTTCAGCTTTGATAACAAGTCGATCGTCATGACGGGCGGAAGTTTTGAAAGGCACCCCCTGTCCTATTACTTTTTCAACTGGATCCGAGAATTGGCCCTGCTGTTTTCGGATGGGAAAATGGATGGGAATTTCCGTTTTGTGCTGGCGTGGCTCAGCAATCTTGCCGTGAGCCTGAGCATTCTTCAGGTATTTAAATATCTGAAAAACATCATCGGCCTGCCGTTGCTCTTCACAATTCCTTTGATTGTATTTTTCGGTGGGTTTTCAACGACAATTTTACTGTCCTTTACCCCGGAAAACTTTACATATACCCTTTTCTTCCTTACGCTATTCCACCATTATTCGGCAATCAAACTGAAAAAAGAAGAGAAAATCCCGGCAGTGGCACTGGCATTTTCAGGAATTGCCATCGGCGGTCTGACAGTAACAAATATTGTGAAAGTTTTTATTCCCGTCACTTTTGAAAAAGATCTTTTCAGGAACTGGAAAAAATTCGGAAATGCCGCTTTCAGGGTTGTGTTTACCTGCGTCTGCTTCGTCCTGCTTTATTTAAACAGAATCGATTTTAAATACCAAAATATATTCAGCAAAACCAACGAGCAGTATGAAAAGTTTTCCAATGTAAACTCAACGCCTACCTGGGACATGATCCTGTCTTATTTTTTCGGAGGAAATGTTTTCTGTTTTCAAACTTTATTATCCGGGATAAACATAACATGA
- a CDS encoding gliding motility lipoprotein GldH, with protein MRNILGLCTLILFFSCNSSSEGEVFMNSVDNKWNKKSEQKFNLEISDPQNPKNIIFVVRNNNDYPYSNIRFIVNFTDLQSKKKQTDTLNYVLAKPNGEWLGTGFGDTKETLFQYKLNYKFPAKGKYEIGLTQAMRNDNLPGIEDIGVKIETAKP; from the coding sequence ATGCGTAACATTTTAGGATTATGTACTCTTATTCTTTTCTTTAGCTGCAATTCTTCTTCGGAAGGAGAAGTTTTTATGAATTCCGTTGATAACAAATGGAATAAGAAAAGTGAACAAAAATTTAATCTTGAAATTTCAGATCCGCAAAATCCTAAAAATATTATATTTGTTGTACGAAATAACAACGATTATCCTTATAGCAACATCAGGTTTATTGTGAATTTCACTGATCTTCAGAGCAAGAAAAAGCAAACCGATACGTTGAATTATGTACTGGCAAAACCCAACGGCGAATGGCTTGGCACCGGGTTCGGCGACACAAAGGAAACGTTGTTTCAGTATAAACTGAATTATAAATTTCCGGCAAAGGGAAAATATGAAATCGGCCTTACCCAGGCGATGAGAAACGATAACCTTCCGGGAATTGAAGATATTGGAGTAAAAATAGAAACGGCAAAACCGTAA